One Ostrea edulis chromosome 2, xbOstEdul1.1, whole genome shotgun sequence genomic region harbors:
- the LOC130051447 gene encoding uncharacterized protein LOC130051447, which yields MSTTTSLQEESTSVSSAEIQTISTDRSGVSSATEDILENMGTTTGTNEGDQLYQETRNPSPLPGYSFPRVSEVSKLDYIYGPIVIGLSFLSTIIIVVIFMRKSMRSPTTKILTGIVISDTLKSLLRYGNYLYIYITYGSGTVDIVLPYCIVLFYSDFGEKICYSVAQALWACLAVQRVLVIKFPFKSREILTTKASILTVVVCVLLGALYRVPEMYFSGKFTSYRDYLILSGYNPSDFYYYYYYYYYEEGSNETAGFETYVYSTISGDEDLCMVYKDPAFTKAFDVYHPICSLVPFLVYLISSIYIIYSIVTRNNSNDIHESKGRMQRIEMMTRSTLIILLVQCIKKAIGLFNLIITFITKMEIYDVWGKMDLDAMKVLYKFREIVSAAAALINFWIIIAACEQFRQEIFNMFTACCRCRKVVSKASVKKTESTSNTSTKASTVTKDKTV from the coding sequence ATGTCGACAACTACTTCGCTTCAGGAAGAATCAACTTCAGTTTCTTCTGCAGAAATACAAACGATTTCTACCGATCGGAGCGGAGTATCGTCTGCAACCGAAGACATTTTAGAGAATATGGGAACCACAACTGGAACAAACGAGGGCGACCAACTTTACCAAGAAACCAGAAACCCGTCGCCACTTCCTGGCTACTCATTTCCGCGGGTGTCTGAGGTCAGTAAGTTGGATTATATCTATGGTCCCATTGTTATCGGGTTATCTTTTCTTTCTACGATCATCATTGTCGTCATTTTCATGAGGAAGTCTATGCGATCTCCTACGACCAAAATACTGACGGGAATAGTGATTTCAGACACCCTGAAGTCTCTCCTGAGGTACGGTAATTATCTGTACATTTACATTACTTACGGATCAGGGACAGTAGACATCGTGTTGCCTTACTGCATCGTCTTGTTCTACAGCGATTTTGGAGAGAAAATCTGCTACTCAGTAGCACAGGCGCTATGGGCATGTCTTGCTGTTCAAAGAGTTTTGGTAATAAAATTTCCATTTAAAAGTAGGGAGATTCTGACCACGAAGGCATCTATTCTGACTGTTGTCGTCTGCGTTCTCCTTGGAGCTCTTTACCGAGTACCAGAAATGTACTTTTCCGGTAAGTTCACATCATACAGAGACTATTTAATTCTGTCGGGATACAACCCTTCTGATTTctattattactactactattactattaTGAAGAAGGTTCAAACGAAACTGCCGGATTTGAAACCTATGTTTACTCTACAATCTCTGGAGACGAAGATCTTTGTATGGTTTATAAAGACCCCGCCTTCACCAAAGCCTTTGATGTATACCATCCAATTTGCTCTTTGGTTCCGTTCTTGGTTTACCTGATCTCCAGTATCTACATTATCTACTCGATAGTCACCCGCAACAACTCCAATGACATCCACGAAAGCAAGGGTCGAATGCAGCGGATAGAAATGATGACGCGGTCTACTCTCATCATTTTATTAGTACAATGCATAAAGAAAGCAATTGGCTTGTTCAATCTGATCATCACCTTCATAACAAAAATGGAGATATACGACGTGTGGGGCAAAATGGATCTGGACGCAATGAAGGTGCTGTACAAATTTCGTGAAATCGTGTCTGCGGCAGCGGCTCTGATCAACTTCTGGATTATCATCGCGGCGTGCGAGCAGTTTCGTCAAGAGATTTTCAACATGTTCACGGCCTGTTGTAGATGTAGAAAAGTAGTTTCCAAAGCTAGCGTTAAAAAAACGGAAAGTACAAGCAACACATCGACAAAAGCGTCTACCGTAACCAAAGACAAAACAGTTTGA